Proteins from a genomic interval of Debaryomyces hansenii CBS767 chromosome E complete sequence:
- a CDS encoding DEHA2E01980p (similar to Candida albicans CA5094 IPF1387) yields the protein MLTITYGSRPNRRGVVLSFFLKRKQYPTRRGVSPVSIIAPNDFLGTWSLLGSGLTVGKGGTRNVNHEKQPNGRPAERYISRRPSWLYANRSTTMVSIQEPVDVIYVTSNVEVPTGTFKRVKVAICSPTGDDCTASLNSFKVPVFLLNETYRVLVKDVAKIWNYPSSYQLIKHLVKGTGTNKGEFLYTTDCTINEWLLEKSLIDESELKYKLFYIDAQFLYSVVSNKEVLVGDDISVDDDEDNIGVNRRVVGSGDDKITISQVFPQYGLVDFSSQLNHSSFNTLTNLTKFNYYMSTPVYQKFLGNSKLFVNERELICREYDYSLIEVLEHERTNENQVKEKRRKGKPIGRSKKHNTNVDPNTIDLTESIIPGQGYIQEFNVNHFCKVPNYFVTTNTPNAGLSASILKDMKKPIGSSSGSSLLFGDNVKLAKNVQQLVFTNESDNYNHAKYYYTKSYRGPGSGNYKDAALISKMNKIPMASNSKSIKTPHKVTKDISKLNNKRYNANVKGLMHDRFNKPLVESILNKQREDIDDCVNLEMLHNNLQFNLLLNTYREMADETWTNYYKFKLVDFEQLSVDKKQKVEEKAKQESLEPQAQVPGAEFKPPMQNFTLADKFVHPSAHKEILSNLPVELRDEDSNNNDSRSIKNPLYYTATYPDVNNPELLNKVEVVKLPNANAIGWDNMRKYKRD from the exons ATGCTCACAATTACTTACGGGTCGCGTCCCAATCGGAGAGGTGTTGTATTGTCATTCTTCCTTAAGCGGAAGCAATATCCTACTAGAAGGGGTGTGTCTCCTGTCAGCATTATCGCTCCAAACGACTTCTTGGGGACCTGGAGCCTCCTTGGTAGTGGTTTAACTGTTGGTAAGGGCGGTACTAGGAATGTTAACCACGAGAAACAGCCTAATGGGAGACCTGCTGAGAGGTACATTAGCAGAAGGCCAAGTTGGTTATATGCA AACAGAAGTACCACTATGGTATCAATACAAGAGCCTGTTGATGTCATATATGTCACGTCAAATGTCGAGGTGCCTACGGGGACATTCAAGCGTGTGAAGGTTGCGATTTGTTCTCCTACGGGCGACGACTGTACTGCGTCGTTGAATTCCTTCAAAGTGCCAGTATTCCTATTGAACGAAACGTATCGAGTGCTCGTGAAAGACGTAGCAAAAATATGGAACTACCCATCGTCGTACCAGTTAATAAAACATCTTGTGAAAGGTACGGGGACGAACAAAGGAGAGTTTTTATATACGACAGATTGTACCATAAACGAATGGTTATTGGAGAAGAGTCTAATAGATGAGTCTGAATTGAAGTACAAGCTATTCTACATTGATGCTCAGTTTTTATATCTGGTTGTATCCAATAAGGAAGTCCTTGTTGGGGATGATATTTCTGTGGACGACGACGAGGACAATATTGGGGTGAATAGGCGGGTTGTTGGTTCGGGTGATGATAAGATTACCATAAGCCAGGTATTCCCTCAGTACGGCTTGGTAGACTTTTCGTCGCAGTTGAATCACTCTTCGTTTAACACGTTGACCAACCTAACGAAGTTCAATTACTACATGAGCACGCCTGTTTATCAGAAATTCTTAGGGAACAGCAAATTATTTGTCAATGAGAGAGAATTAATTTGCAGAGAATACGATTATTCGTTGATTGAGGTTCTAGAACATGAAAGAACCAATGAAAATCAAGTTAAAGAGAAGAGACGGAAAGGAAAACCGATTGGAAGATCGAAGAAACATAATACTAATGTAGACCCTAATACGATCGACCTTACGGAGTCTATAATACCGGGTCAAGGGTACATTCAGGAATTTAATGTAAATCATTTCTGCAAGGTTCCAAATTACTTTGTAACTACAAATACTCCAAATGCTGGATTATCGGCatctattttgaaagatatgAAGAAACCAATTGGTTCATCTTCAGGCTCATCGTTATTATTTGGTGACAATGTCAAGTTAGCAAAAAATGTTCAGCAATTAGTATTTACCAATGAAAGTGATAATTACAATCATGcgaaatattattataccaAAAGTTATAGAGGTCCTGGAAGTGGAAACTATAAGGATGCAGCTTTGATCAGTaaaatgaataaaattCCAATGGCTTCAAATTCTAAGTCTATCAAAACTCCACACAAAGTCACAAAGGATATCTCCAAACTCAATAATAAAAGGTATAACGCTAATGTCAAGGGATTAATGCACGATAGATTCAATAAGCCACTTGTTGAGTCTATACTTAATAAACAAAgagaagatattgatgattgCGTCAATTTGGAAATGCTACACAATAACTTACAATTTAatcttttattgaatacttATAGAGAAATGGCGGACGAAACTTGGACAAactattataaatttaagCTTGTCGATTTTGAACAATTATCGGTGGataaaaaacaaaaagttGAAGAGAAAGCAAAACAAGAATCGCTTGAGCCTCAAGCGCAAGTTCCTGGTGCAGAATTCAAGCCGCCAATGCAGAATTTCACGCTAGCTGATAAGTTCGTTCATCCCTCAGCTCACAAGGAAATATTATCGAATCTTCCAGTTGAATTGCGTGATGAAGActctaataataatgattctCGTTCAATCAAG
- a CDS encoding DEHA2E02002p (highly similar to uniprot|P19146 Saccharomyces cerevisiae YDL137W ARF2 ADP-ribosylation factor GTPase of the Ras superfamily involved in regulation of coated formation vesicles in intracellular trafficking within the Golgi), with amino-acid sequence MGLSFSKLFSGLFGRKEMRILMVGLDAAGKTTILYKLKLGEIVTTIPTIGFNVETVDYKNISFTVWDVGGQDKIRPLWRYYFQNTQGIIFVVDSNDRDRIAEAREELQQMLNEDELRDALLLVLANKQDLPNAMNAAEITEKLGLHSIRQRPWYIQATCATSGDGLYEGLEWLSTNLKNSA; translated from the coding sequence ATGGGATTATCTTTTTCTAAATTGTTTTCTGGTCTTTTTGGCCGCAAAGAAATGAGAATTTTAATGGTTGGTTTAGATGCTGCCGGTAAGACCAccattttatataaattgaagTTAGGTGAAATTGTCACCACTATTCCAACTATCGGATTCAACGTCGAAACCGTTGACTATAAGAACATTTCTTTTACCGTCTGGGATGTCGGTGGACAAGATAAGATTCGTCCATTATGGAGATATTATTTCCAAAACACACAAGGGATTATTTTCGTTGTTGATTCCAACGATAGAGACCGTATTGCGGAAGCCAGAGAAGAATTACAACAAATGTTGAACGAAGACGAGTTGAGAGATGCGTTATTGTTGGTGTTGGCCAACAAACAAGATTTACCAAACGCCATGAACGCAGCTGAAATCACCGAAAAATTAGGATTACATTCGATCAGACAACGTCCATGGTACATCCAGGCCACTTGTGCCACCTCGGGTGACGGGTTATACGAGGGTTTGGAATGGTTATCCACcaacttgaagaattctGCTTAA